The proteins below are encoded in one region of Methanomassiliicoccus luminyensis B10:
- a CDS encoding glycosyltransferase family 4 protein, whose amino-acid sequence MPFFTPTRGGSVTVPYDLIKALGERGHQITLVTTDFEFDEEYARSLEGVEVLAFPCVANLSLFLYSPAMAKWLKENLASFDIVHLHEFRTYQNTAVLRYSKKWNVPFVVQAHGSAAIIAGKGILKRAYDLVWGKRIIKRAGACLAVSELEVPDYLGLGADRANIKVIPNGLRPENFRLSAQRGSFRKDLGLGHDDVLILFFGRLNRIKGVDVLIKAFARLWQVRKNAYLVIAGPDDGQEQELTDLARSSGCGGSIRFVGPIPSSKRASAYADADVVAYPSRYEIFGMVPFEAIMCGTPVVVSSDCGCGQMIIKASCGLAVPLEDDEALASAIGDILDDSQMAKEMVTRGQKYIVENLRGDLVAKMVDGAYREALDKRRYNLKLGKG is encoded by the coding sequence ATGCCATTCTTCACTCCGACCCGTGGGGGGTCGGTCACGGTACCGTACGATCTGATCAAGGCCCTGGGGGAACGGGGCCACCAGATCACACTGGTGACCACCGATTTCGAGTTCGATGAGGAGTACGCACGATCCCTGGAGGGTGTGGAGGTCCTCGCATTTCCCTGCGTGGCGAACTTGAGTCTTTTCCTATACAGTCCGGCCATGGCGAAATGGCTGAAGGAAAATTTGGCTTCTTTCGACATAGTACATCTTCACGAGTTCCGCACATACCAGAACACCGCTGTCCTTAGGTACTCCAAGAAATGGAACGTTCCCTTCGTGGTCCAGGCTCATGGGTCCGCCGCCATCATCGCGGGAAAGGGGATTCTGAAGCGGGCTTACGATCTTGTGTGGGGCAAGAGGATCATCAAAAGGGCAGGAGCATGCCTGGCCGTTTCCGAACTGGAGGTGCCTGACTATTTGGGGCTCGGCGCGGACCGGGCAAACATCAAGGTGATTCCGAACGGCCTTCGGCCGGAAAATTTCCGCCTGTCCGCCCAGCGCGGGAGCTTTCGAAAGGATCTCGGGCTCGGTCATGATGACGTGCTGATACTTTTCTTTGGCAGGCTGAATCGGATTAAAGGTGTCGACGTTCTGATCAAAGCTTTCGCCCGCTTGTGGCAGGTCAGGAAGAACGCGTACTTGGTCATTGCCGGGCCCGATGATGGGCAGGAACAGGAGCTAACGGATCTCGCCAGATCATCGGGGTGTGGGGGTTCCATACGATTCGTCGGTCCGATCCCCTCATCCAAGCGGGCATCCGCCTACGCCGACGCCGATGTCGTCGCATATCCCTCACGTTACGAGATCTTCGGCATGGTGCCGTTCGAGGCGATCATGTGCGGAACTCCCGTCGTCGTCTCCAGTGACTGCGGCTGCGGGCAGATGATTATAAAGGCATCGTGCGGATTGGCCGTCCCCCTGGAGGACGATGAGGCGCTGGCATCCGCGATCGGGGATATCCTCGATGATTCTCAAATGGCCAAAGAAATGGTGACAAGGGGTCAGAAATATATCGTCGAGAACCTACGCGGGGATCTGGTAGCCAAAATGGTGGATGGGGCATATCGCGAGGCCCTAGATAAACGCCGATATAATCTGAAATTGGGAAAGGGATGA